Proteins encoded within one genomic window of Solibaculum mannosilyticum:
- a CDS encoding ECF transporter S component yields the protein MNPSTTTSKYRDFVLLALFVAITFVLGMTPLGMIPLGLIKATCVHVPVILGSVLLGPKKGAVLGTTFGLVSLISNTTTPAVLSFAFSPFIPVPGQATGSLWALVICFVPRILVGIVPGLVFQGIQKMRKGKNTLALAAAGVVGAILNTVLVMGLMYILFQDAYAAAKGIETTMVLAGILGVVGTNGVAETVVAAVLVTAIGKGILAATKRG from the coding sequence ATGAATCCATCGACCACCACATCCAAGTACCGGGATTTCGTGTTGTTGGCCCTTTTTGTGGCCATCACCTTTGTCCTGGGAATGACGCCTTTGGGCATGATCCCTCTTGGCTTGATCAAAGCCACTTGTGTACATGTACCAGTCATTTTGGGAAGCGTGCTGCTGGGTCCCAAAAAGGGAGCGGTACTGGGTACCACATTTGGTCTCGTCAGCCTGATTTCCAACACCACGACGCCGGCGGTTTTATCCTTTGCGTTTTCCCCGTTTATCCCTGTGCCGGGGCAGGCGACAGGTTCCCTGTGGGCGCTCGTCATCTGTTTTGTACCCCGCATTCTGGTGGGGATCGTGCCGGGCCTTGTATTCCAGGGCATCCAAAAGATGAGAAAAGGAAAAAATACTTTGGCACTTGCTGCGGCAGGTGTAGTAGGTGCGATTCTCAATACAGTGCTGGTCATGGGCCTGATGTATATCTTATTCCAGGACGCCTATGCAGCGGCCAAAGGGATTGAGACAACCATGGTACTGGCCGGTATTTTAGGGGTTGTCGGCACCAACGGCGTGGCAGAGACGGTGGTGGCCGCCGTACTGGTGACAGCCATTGGAAAAGGGATCCTGGCTGCAACAAAACGGGGATGA
- the coaBC gene encoding bifunctional phosphopantothenoylcysteine decarboxylase/phosphopantothenate--cysteine ligase CoaBC, translating into MLSGKHILLGVCGGIAAYKAAALASLLTKQGAVVHPILTKNAMQFVSPITFEGVSGQRCFTNTFDRDTEFRVPHIKLAQMADAVLVAPASANTIAKLSHGLADDMLTSTLLACRCKKLIAPAMNTAMFENPATQDNLKTLEHYGWTVIQPAYGHLACGDTGAGKMPEPEYLLQYMLFYLAEQKDMTGFNVLVTAGPTRESLDPVRYLTNHSSGKMGYELAVNAARRGAHVTLVTGSDQLPDPPFVDVIHVESAQDMFDAVTAVSHQQDMLAFAAAVADYRPATVSQQKIKKTSDHSVLELTRTPDILQTVGLSKKPGQLICGFSMETQDLLDHSQEKRKKKNADLMCANSLREEGAGFGVDTNIITLISDQGVEKLPLLSKYDVSRKIWDAMLSMKSHSNS; encoded by the coding sequence TTGTTGTCGGGAAAACACATCTTATTGGGTGTCTGCGGTGGTATCGCCGCCTACAAAGCCGCCGCTTTGGCCAGTCTGTTGACAAAACAGGGCGCTGTTGTCCACCCCATCCTAACGAAGAATGCCATGCAGTTTGTATCCCCCATCACCTTTGAAGGAGTATCCGGCCAGAGATGCTTTACCAATACATTCGATCGTGATACCGAATTCCGCGTCCCCCACATTAAATTGGCTCAGATGGCCGATGCCGTCTTAGTAGCTCCCGCTTCGGCCAACACCATCGCCAAACTGAGCCATGGATTGGCCGACGATATGTTGACCAGTACATTGCTCGCCTGCCGCTGTAAAAAACTGATTGCCCCAGCCATGAATACCGCTATGTTTGAAAATCCAGCCACTCAGGATAATCTCAAGACCCTGGAGCACTATGGATGGACTGTTATTCAGCCGGCTTACGGACATCTGGCTTGCGGCGATACCGGAGCTGGAAAAATGCCGGAACCGGAATACCTCCTCCAATACATGCTTTTCTACCTGGCGGAGCAAAAGGATATGACCGGTTTCAATGTCCTGGTCACAGCCGGCCCTACTCGGGAATCTCTGGACCCTGTGCGGTATCTGACCAACCATTCCTCCGGGAAGATGGGATATGAATTGGCCGTTAATGCCGCCCGTCGCGGCGCCCATGTCACTTTGGTAACGGGATCCGATCAATTGCCCGACCCGCCTTTTGTGGACGTAATCCATGTGGAGAGCGCTCAGGATATGTTTGATGCCGTCACCGCTGTAAGCCATCAGCAGGACATGCTCGCCTTTGCTGCCGCTGTAGCTGATTATCGTCCGGCTACCGTATCCCAACAGAAAATCAAAAAGACTTCTGACCATTCTGTTTTGGAGCTTACCCGGACCCCTGATATTTTACAGACAGTGGGTCTTTCCAAAAAGCCGGGACAATTGATCTGTGGTTTCTCCATGGAGACACAGGATCTTCTGGATCACTCGCAAGAAAAGCGCAAAAAGAAAAATGCTGACTTGATGTGTGCCAATAGCCTCCGGGAAGAAGGCGCCGGTTTTGGCGTGGATACCAACATCATTACCCTTATCTCGGATCAGGGTGTGGAGAAATTACCTCTTCTCTCTAAATACGATGTATCCCGCAAGATTTGGGATGCCATGCTCAGTATGAAATCCCATTCTAATTCATGA
- a CDS encoding type III pantothenate kinase produces the protein MILAIDVGNTNIVMGCIEDGEIRMTARIATNRLKTGDEYTLILHELLKMRGIDGSALEGGIVSSVVPGLSQAMKHAVENVTGKSPLMVGAGLKTGLNIVMDHPGQLGGDLVVDAVAACHQYEPPIAIFDMGTATTMSIIDEQKRYIGGMIIPGASLSLEALASRTSQLPHVGVEAPRTLIGTNTVDCMRAGIVYSTAAMIDGLIQRVNEELSKPVTAVATGGLAEMFVPYCKEKVIYNRNLLLDGLWILYQKNKKEKR, from the coding sequence ATGATTCTTGCCATTGATGTGGGAAATACCAACATTGTGATGGGCTGCATTGAGGATGGAGAAATCCGAATGACGGCTCGCATCGCCACCAATCGGTTAAAAACAGGCGATGAATATACTCTAATTCTTCACGAGCTTCTCAAGATGCGGGGCATTGACGGGTCCGCATTGGAGGGGGGCATTGTGTCGTCTGTGGTGCCGGGGCTGTCCCAGGCCATGAAACACGCGGTGGAGAATGTGACAGGTAAAAGTCCTCTGATGGTGGGGGCCGGACTTAAAACCGGCCTGAATATTGTGATGGATCACCCAGGTCAGCTGGGCGGGGATCTGGTGGTGGATGCTGTAGCTGCATGCCACCAGTATGAGCCGCCCATAGCCATCTTTGATATGGGAACAGCCACTACCATGAGCATCATCGACGAACAAAAACGTTACATCGGTGGAATGATTATCCCGGGCGCTTCCCTTTCGCTGGAAGCATTGGCCAGCCGGACAAGTCAGTTGCCCCACGTGGGAGTGGAGGCTCCACGTACCTTGATCGGCACCAATACGGTGGATTGTATGCGGGCGGGGATTGTATACTCCACCGCCGCCATGATCGACGGATTGATCCAGCGCGTCAATGAAGAGCTGTCCAAGCCTGTGACAGCAGTGGCTACAGGTGGATTGGCGGAGATGTTCGTCCCTTATTGCAAGGAGAAGGTCATTTATAACCGCAACCTGCTGTTGGATGGACTGTGGATTTTGTATCAGAAAAACAAAAAGGAAAAACGATAA
- a CDS encoding citrate/2-methylcitrate synthase — protein sequence MLNPSNVNFSEITPQIRELTQLCLDNSAIDPSLYTKYKVNRGLRDLNGKGVLTGLTEISEIKSSEVVDGETVPCEGKLYYRGIDIEEIVGGFIREKRFGFEEATYLLLFGDLPNKDQLDHFTQILANYRSLPTSFVRDIIMKAPSPDMMNTLARSVLTLYSYDTNANDISIPNVLRQCLQLIALFPLLSVYGYQAYSHYHDGKSLFIHNPLPELSTAENILRILRPDEKYTELEARILDLALVLHAEHGGGNNSTFTTHVVSSSGTDTYSVIAASLGSLKGPKHGGANIKVVQMFEDMKKNLSDWTDEDAVADYLKKLLHKQAFDKAGLIYGMGHAVYSLSDPRANIFKKFVKSLSEEKGLTDEFQLYSTVERLAPQIISEERKIYKGVSANIDFYSGFVYSMLNLPLELYTPIFAISRISGWSAHRIEELINAGKIIRPSYKNVAPRRDYIPIAER from the coding sequence ATGTTGAATCCGTCCAATGTAAATTTTTCTGAAATCACACCCCAAATCCGTGAGTTGACTCAGTTGTGTTTGGATAATAGCGCCATCGATCCCTCCTTGTACACAAAATACAAAGTCAATCGAGGACTCCGCGATCTCAACGGCAAAGGCGTCTTGACCGGCCTGACTGAGATTTCGGAAATTAAGTCCAGTGAAGTTGTAGATGGTGAAACCGTCCCCTGCGAGGGAAAACTCTATTACCGCGGTATCGACATCGAAGAGATTGTGGGCGGCTTTATTCGGGAAAAACGTTTCGGCTTTGAGGAAGCCACTTATTTGCTTCTGTTCGGCGATCTTCCCAACAAAGATCAATTGGATCATTTTACTCAGATCTTGGCCAACTATCGTTCCCTTCCCACCAGTTTTGTGCGGGATATCATCATGAAAGCCCCGTCGCCGGATATGATGAATACCTTGGCTCGCAGTGTACTTACCTTGTATTCTTACGACACAAATGCCAATGATATCAGCATCCCCAATGTGCTGCGCCAGTGCTTGCAGCTTATCGCTTTGTTCCCGCTGCTGTCGGTGTATGGATACCAGGCCTACAGCCATTATCACGATGGCAAGAGCCTGTTTATTCACAATCCCCTGCCGGAGCTTTCCACTGCGGAAAATATCTTGCGTATCCTCCGTCCGGATGAGAAATACACCGAGCTGGAAGCCCGTATTTTGGATCTGGCGCTGGTGCTACATGCCGAACACGGCGGCGGTAACAATTCCACCTTTACCACGCATGTGGTTTCTTCCTCCGGCACCGATACTTACTCGGTCATCGCTGCATCGCTTGGTTCTTTAAAGGGGCCCAAACACGGCGGCGCCAACATTAAGGTTGTCCAGATGTTTGAAGATATGAAGAAAAATCTGTCTGATTGGACAGATGAAGATGCTGTAGCCGATTATCTTAAAAAGCTTCTTCACAAGCAAGCCTTCGATAAAGCCGGCCTGATCTACGGTATGGGGCATGCAGTGTATTCGTTGTCCGATCCCAGAGCCAACATCTTTAAGAAGTTCGTCAAGAGCCTCTCGGAAGAAAAGGGATTGACAGATGAATTCCAGCTGTATTCCACAGTGGAACGTCTGGCTCCTCAGATCATCTCCGAAGAACGTAAGATTTACAAAGGCGTCAGCGCCAACATCGATTTCTACAGCGGTTTTGTCTACAGCATGCTCAATCTGCCGCTGGAACTGTATACCCCCATCTTTGCTATTTCCCGTATCTCCGGTTGGAGCGCTCACCGCATTGAGGAATTGATCAATGCAGGTAAAATCATCCGCCCGTCTTACAAAAATGTGGCGCCTCGTCGGGATTACATTCCCATTGCTGAACGCTAA